A genomic region of Thermodesulfovibrio aggregans contains the following coding sequences:
- the lon gene encoding endopeptidase La — MDEIKKEDKEQNNEQNNEKQDNKEIEIPEQLPVLAVRDIVIFPYMIIPLFVGRDISVKAVEHALNTNRLILLLTQKDFNIEIPEPSDLYNIGTICMIMRMLRLPDGRLKILVQGLSKAKAIEFSQSEGFYLAKIERIEDIQLKEITLEHEAMVRTVKEQLEKAISLGKNIPPDAMVIIENIDEPGRLADLIASNLGLKSSEAQQILEITDPFERLNKVREILNREIQLLTIQQKIKKEAKDEIDRTQREYFLREQLKAIQKELGDIDEKAEEINEFRKKIEEAKMPEKVKEEAEKQLKRLERMHPEAAESAVVRTYLEWLTELPWSRSTQDRLDIKAAKEVLDKDHYDLEKVKERILEYLSVRKLKEKMKGPILCFIGPPGVGKTSLGRSIAKALGREFVRISLGGVRDEAEIRGHRRTYVGALPGRIIQGIRQAGTNNPVFMLDEIDKLGMDFRGDPSSALLEVLDPEQNNSFVDHYLAVPFDLSNVMFICTGNVADTIPSALRDRMEIIYLSGYTEEEKLQIAKKYLIPKQLEEHGLSSSIMKISDKAIRYIITHYTREAGVRNLEREIANLCRKVAKYIAEGKKKKFYITPQKVSKFLGAPKYLPEEELKKEEVGVATGLAWTEAGGDVIYVEATIMKGKGNLILTGQLGDVMKESAQAALSYVKSKAKELNIDEKLFSTMDLHIHVPAGAIPKDGPSAGITMASAIASVFTGKPLRKDVAMTGEITLRGRVLPIGGLKEKVLAAKRMGIKTVIIPKRNKKDLEELPKYVKEGMKFILVESMDEVLKHVFSKAKTRDRKQTVAAKSK, encoded by the coding sequence ATGGATGAGATAAAAAAAGAAGATAAAGAACAAAACAATGAACAAAACAACGAAAAACAGGACAATAAAGAAATAGAGATTCCTGAACAACTTCCTGTTCTTGCAGTAAGAGACATTGTAATTTTTCCGTATATGATAATTCCTCTTTTTGTTGGTAGAGATATTTCTGTTAAAGCTGTTGAGCATGCTTTGAATACAAATAGGCTTATTCTTTTGCTTACTCAGAAAGATTTTAATATTGAAATTCCTGAACCTTCGGATCTTTACAATATTGGGACAATATGCATGATCATGCGAATGTTAAGACTTCCTGATGGAAGATTAAAAATTCTTGTTCAAGGGCTTTCCAAGGCAAAAGCAATAGAGTTTTCTCAATCAGAAGGTTTTTATCTTGCAAAAATAGAGAGAATTGAAGATATTCAGCTAAAAGAAATTACTCTTGAACATGAAGCAATGGTAAGAACAGTTAAGGAACAGCTTGAAAAAGCCATATCACTTGGTAAAAACATACCTCCAGACGCTATGGTTATAATTGAAAATATTGATGAACCAGGAAGACTTGCAGACCTTATTGCTTCAAATCTTGGATTAAAGAGTTCTGAAGCACAGCAAATACTTGAAATTACAGATCCTTTTGAAAGATTAAATAAAGTAAGAGAAATTCTTAACAGAGAAATTCAACTACTTACGATTCAGCAAAAGATTAAAAAAGAAGCAAAAGATGAGATTGATAGAACGCAGAGGGAATATTTTTTAAGAGAACAGCTTAAGGCAATTCAAAAAGAGCTTGGAGATATTGATGAAAAGGCTGAAGAGATAAATGAATTTAGAAAAAAGATTGAAGAAGCAAAAATGCCTGAAAAAGTTAAAGAAGAAGCTGAAAAACAGCTTAAAAGACTTGAAAGAATGCATCCTGAAGCTGCTGAGTCAGCGGTTGTTAGAACATATCTTGAGTGGCTTACAGAACTGCCATGGTCACGGTCAACTCAAGACAGGCTTGATATAAAAGCGGCAAAAGAAGTTCTTGATAAAGACCATTATGATCTTGAAAAAGTTAAAGAGAGAATACTTGAGTATCTAAGCGTGAGAAAATTAAAAGAGAAAATGAAAGGACCGATTCTTTGCTTTATAGGTCCTCCAGGAGTTGGAAAGACATCCTTAGGACGTTCAATTGCAAAAGCTCTCGGAAGAGAGTTTGTTAGAATTTCTCTTGGTGGAGTAAGAGATGAGGCAGAAATAAGAGGACACAGAAGGACCTATGTTGGTGCTCTACCTGGTAGAATAATTCAGGGAATCAGGCAGGCTGGGACAAATAATCCTGTATTTATGCTTGATGAAATAGATAAACTTGGAATGGACTTTAGAGGAGATCCTTCTTCAGCACTTCTTGAAGTGCTTGATCCTGAACAAAACAATAGTTTTGTTGACCACTATCTTGCTGTTCCCTTTGATTTAAGCAACGTTATGTTTATATGCACCGGAAATGTTGCTGATACAATTCCCTCAGCTTTAAGGGATAGAATGGAGATTATTTATCTTTCAGGTTACACAGAGGAAGAGAAACTTCAAATTGCCAAAAAATATCTAATTCCAAAACAGCTTGAAGAACATGGGCTCAGTTCTTCAATAATGAAAATCAGTGATAAGGCAATAAGATATATAATTACCCATTACACAAGGGAGGCAGGAGTAAGAAATCTTGAAAGAGAGATAGCAAATCTTTGCAGAAAAGTAGCTAAATACATTGCAGAAGGGAAAAAGAAAAAGTTTTATATAACACCTCAAAAAGTATCCAAATTTCTTGGTGCACCCAAGTATCTTCCTGAGGAGGAACTTAAAAAAGAAGAGGTTGGAGTTGCAACAGGTCTTGCGTGGACAGAGGCAGGCGGAGATGTTATCTATGTTGAGGCAACAATTATGAAAGGGAAGGGTAACCTGATTCTTACAGGACAGCTTGGAGATGTTATGAAAGAGTCTGCTCAGGCAGCGTTAAGCTATGTAAAATCAAAGGCAAAGGAATTAAATATAGATGAAAAGCTTTTCAGCACAATGGATTTACATATTCATGTTCCTGCCGGTGCTATCCCTAAGGATGGTCCATCTGCAGGAATTACAATGGCTTCAGCAATTGCCTCAGTTTTCACCGGTAAACCATTGAGAAAAGATGTTGCAATGACAGGTGAGATTACATTAAGGGGAAGAGTACTTCCAATTGGAGGACTTAAGGAAAAAGTACTTGCTGCAAAGAGAATGGGCATAAAAACTGTTATCATACCAAAAAGGAATAAAAAGGATCTTGAAGAGTTGCCCAAATATGTAAAAGAAGGTATGAAATTTATTCTTGTTGAATCTATGGATGAAGTTTTAAAACATGTTTTTTCAAAAGCTAAAACAAGAGATAGAAAGCAAACAGTAGCAGCTAAATCTAAATGA
- the thiL gene encoding thiamine-phosphate kinase, giving the protein MKKDELELVKYIRNKFPFTEGIGIGDDSAVLLFRKSALLTTDLMIEDVHFDLSYTSFYHLGFKIVSVNVSDIYAMGGDFKGFLFSLGVPVTTNEEDIDSLFDGIEDALNYYGGYLIGGDLSRSEKVILSGVAVGETERPILRKGATAGDRIFITSYLGLSQAGYYVLKSLNQEDRAKVKSTKYFDLNEKIISYGKSEINEALQRHLMPFARKSDKFRDIAKAMMDISDGLLIDLYRLCEESKVGAEIYVDQIPVHPAVKEIAKLFNMDPLKLILSGGEDYELIVISDKIYATEVGLIPIGKIVEGEGIYLVDPSKGKIPTKPEGWQHF; this is encoded by the coding sequence ATGAAAAAAGATGAACTTGAACTTGTTAAGTATATAAGAAATAAATTTCCTTTTACTGAAGGGATAGGGATTGGAGATGATTCAGCTGTTTTACTTTTCAGGAAATCTGCATTACTTACAACTGATTTGATGATTGAAGATGTTCACTTTGATTTGAGCTACACTTCCTTTTATCATCTTGGATTTAAAATTGTTTCTGTCAATGTAAGTGATATTTATGCAATGGGTGGAGATTTTAAGGGCTTTTTGTTTTCATTGGGAGTTCCTGTAACTACGAATGAAGAAGATATTGATAGTTTATTTGATGGTATTGAGGATGCTCTAAATTATTATGGTGGTTATTTGATTGGAGGAGACTTGAGTAGAAGTGAAAAGGTCATACTTTCAGGAGTTGCGGTTGGAGAAACTGAAAGACCTATTTTAAGAAAAGGAGCAACTGCAGGGGATCGGATTTTTATAACTTCCTATCTTGGACTTTCTCAAGCAGGCTATTATGTCTTAAAAAGTCTTAACCAAGAGGATAGGGCAAAAGTAAAATCAACAAAATACTTTGACCTTAATGAAAAAATTATATCATATGGTAAAAGTGAAATAAATGAAGCTTTACAAAGACATTTAATGCCTTTTGCGAGAAAATCTGACAAATTTAGAGATATAGCAAAGGCAATGATGGACATCAGTGATGGTTTACTTATTGATTTATATAGACTTTGTGAAGAGAGTAAAGTTGGTGCAGAGATCTATGTTGACCAAATACCTGTTCATCCTGCGGTAAAAGAGATAGCAAAATTATTTAACATGGATCCACTCAAACTAATTCTTTCTGGTGGAGAAGACTATGAACTTATTGTGATTTCTGATAAAATTTATGCAACAGAGGTTGGCTTAATTCCAATAGGAAAAATAGTTGAGGGGGAAGGGATATACTTAGTCGATCCTTCCAAAGGAAAAATTCCTACAAAACCAGAAGGCTGGCAGCATTTCTAA
- the rimO gene encoding 30S ribosomal protein S12 methylthiotransferase RimO, producing MKKFMVITLGCPKNTVDSRHLIDALNSEGFCYVEEFKEADFIFINTCCFIDDAKEESIDEILTAAKFKENRKLFVFGCLSQRYKEELKKEIPEIDALFGVNDTENIVSFMNQFKDFKGGSKSLSYTVEPPSYRYIKIADGCSRRCSFCIIPSIRGKFRSIEPEKIIREAEDFVLSGIKELILVAQDITQYGKDLKGYRLPDLLKDLCSISGDFWIRLLYLYPSDIDETLIQTVAENDKIVKYLDIPMQHSEERILRLMGRRGTKKEYLRKIRQIREAIPGVTLRSTFIVGFPTEKEEEFQNLVDFIEEVQFDRLGVFKYSREEGTPAFNLKGQIPENVKQRRYDEIMTRQAIISLEKNRALVGKKYDALIDYVDADMAMARLYCHAPEIDGVVILENTGDLKAGKKAKVLITEAYEYDLKGVIVS from the coding sequence ATGAAAAAATTTATGGTTATAACACTTGGGTGTCCAAAAAATACAGTTGATTCAAGGCATCTAATAGACGCATTAAATTCTGAAGGCTTTTGTTATGTTGAAGAATTCAAAGAGGCAGATTTTATTTTTATAAACACCTGCTGTTTTATAGATGATGCTAAAGAAGAATCAATAGATGAAATTCTCACAGCAGCAAAATTTAAAGAAAATAGAAAACTTTTTGTATTTGGTTGTCTTTCTCAAAGATACAAAGAAGAACTGAAAAAAGAAATACCAGAAATTGATGCTCTATTCGGGGTGAACGATACAGAAAATATAGTTAGCTTCATGAATCAGTTTAAAGATTTTAAAGGTGGTTCTAAAAGCCTTTCTTATACTGTTGAACCACCAAGTTATAGATATATCAAAATTGCTGATGGTTGCAGTCGTAGATGTAGTTTCTGTATTATTCCTTCTATTAGAGGTAAATTTAGAAGTATAGAGCCTGAAAAGATAATTAGGGAGGCTGAAGATTTTGTTTTATCTGGAATAAAAGAGTTAATCCTTGTTGCTCAGGATATTACTCAGTATGGAAAGGATTTAAAAGGTTACAGGCTGCCAGATCTTCTTAAAGATTTATGCTCAATTAGTGGAGATTTCTGGATAAGACTCCTTTATCTTTATCCATCTGACATTGATGAAACTCTAATTCAAACAGTAGCAGAAAATGATAAAATTGTTAAATATCTAGATATTCCAATGCAACACAGTGAAGAAAGGATATTGAGACTTATGGGAAGAAGAGGTACAAAGAAAGAGTATTTAAGAAAGATTCGACAAATTAGAGAAGCAATTCCTGGAGTAACACTCAGAAGTACCTTTATTGTAGGATTTCCTACTGAAAAGGAAGAAGAATTTCAAAATCTCGTTGACTTTATTGAAGAGGTTCAATTTGATCGTTTAGGTGTTTTTAAATACTCAAGAGAAGAGGGAACTCCTGCCTTCAATTTAAAAGGACAGATTCCTGAGAATGTTAAACAGAGAAGATACGATGAGATTATGACAAGGCAGGCAATTATCTCTCTTGAAAAAAATAGAGCACTCGTTGGTAAAAAATATGATGCCCTGATAGATTATGTTGACGCTGATATGGCAATGGCAAGACTTTATTGTCATGCACCAGAGATTGATGGTGTGGTAATATTAGAGAATACGGGGGATTTAAAGGCTGGCAAAAAGGCAAAAGTGCTTATAACTGAAGCCTATGAATACGACCTTAAAGGAGTTATTGTTTCGTGA
- a CDS encoding site-2 protease family protein, with amino-acid sequence MRKYLIHVILFIATVFTTLFAGALQQGINLFKEPIRLWEGYPFSISIMTILLGHEMGHYFASKVHNTKATLPYFIPAPSIIGTFGAFIKMKSPIFTRKALIDIGATGPLVGFVLSFIACIIGLKMSKIIPVTTQEDLFMLGDSILFSLLVKFTLGNIPEGHDVLLHSVAFAGWIGLFVTSMNLLPVGQLDGGHIAYALFGRWHFYISRITLFVVAAFGVFYWYGWLVWALLLLFLGLDHPPILLWENRLSSSRQIVGAVSFLIFIITFVPAPFRF; translated from the coding sequence GTGAGGAAATACTTAATACATGTAATTCTTTTTATTGCAACAGTTTTTACAACTCTTTTCGCAGGAGCCCTTCAGCAGGGGATAAATCTATTTAAAGAACCAATTAGACTCTGGGAAGGATACCCATTTTCAATAAGTATCATGACAATTTTGCTTGGACATGAGATGGGACATTACTTTGCCTCAAAGGTACACAACACAAAGGCAACACTGCCTTATTTTATTCCAGCACCTTCAATAATAGGCACATTCGGAGCTTTTATAAAGATGAAATCACCGATTTTCACAAGAAAGGCACTCATAGACATTGGAGCAACAGGTCCACTGGTTGGTTTTGTTTTATCATTTATTGCCTGCATAATTGGACTTAAAATGTCAAAAATAATTCCTGTAACGACACAGGAAGATTTATTTATGCTTGGAGACTCAATTCTTTTTTCTTTGCTTGTGAAATTCACACTGGGAAATATTCCCGAGGGACATGATGTTTTGCTTCATTCTGTTGCCTTTGCAGGATGGATAGGACTTTTTGTAACTTCCATGAATCTTTTGCCTGTAGGACAGCTTGATGGTGGTCACATTGCTTATGCTTTATTTGGAAGATGGCATTTTTATATTTCAAGAATTACTTTATTTGTAGTTGCAGCTTTTGGAGTTTTTTACTGGTATGGATGGCTTGTATGGGCATTGCTTCTTCTTTTTCTTGGTCTAGATCATCCTCCAATACTTTTGTGGGAAAACAGACTTTCATCAAGCAGACAAATAGTCGGTGCGGTATCGTTTTTAATCTTTATAATTACATTTGTTCCTGCACCTTTCAGGTTTTAA
- the trmB gene encoding tRNA (guanosine(46)-N7)-methyltransferase TrmB, with protein sequence MWHYYIDWRKVKKPLAFENFTVEIGFGSGDFLIKLAEENRDEVFFGIEKSWISINKLLKKCSLKKIDNIYCTRLDAYWAFQLLFKDRSVKKIIMNYPDPWFKKSHAERRLTKRENLYVYAKKLIPSGEVQIRTDDYSFVEFTLQEVSLLSCFSLSVSNPTINEPLTKYEKKWLSAGKDIWDIFLKKEKEPYNLEVNEIKEVTELYPVKVLVNKEKVEFLSHREFKIEDGLYLKCFSIWRKEQDYALEVLLSENGFLQTFIVTVKKKNDYFIIDISQFSEVLKTEGIQKALVFLGKIIGKEIK encoded by the coding sequence ATGTGGCATTATTACATTGACTGGCGAAAAGTAAAAAAGCCTCTTGCCTTTGAAAACTTTACAGTTGAAATCGGCTTTGGTTCCGGTGATTTTTTAATTAAACTCGCAGAGGAAAACAGAGATGAAGTATTTTTCGGAATTGAGAAATCATGGATATCTATAAACAAACTTTTAAAAAAGTGCAGTCTTAAAAAAATTGATAATATTTACTGCACCAGACTTGATGCTTATTGGGCATTTCAGCTTTTATTTAAAGATAGAAGTGTAAAAAAAATAATAATGAATTATCCTGATCCATGGTTTAAAAAATCTCATGCCGAAAGAAGGCTTACAAAGAGAGAAAATCTTTATGTTTATGCAAAAAAATTAATTCCCTCTGGTGAAGTTCAAATAAGAACTGACGATTACTCTTTTGTTGAGTTTACACTACAGGAAGTTTCCCTTTTGAGTTGTTTTTCCCTAAGTGTTTCAAATCCCACGATAAATGAACCTTTAACAAAGTATGAAAAAAAATGGCTTTCAGCGGGCAAAGATATATGGGACATATTTCTTAAAAAGGAAAAGGAGCCTTATAACCTGGAAGTTAATGAAATAAAGGAGGTAACTGAGTTGTATCCTGTAAAAGTTTTAGTAAACAAAGAAAAAGTAGAATTTTTATCACATAGGGAGTTTAAAATTGAAGACGGTCTGTATCTAAAATGTTTTTCTATATGGAGAAAGGAACAAGACTATGCTTTGGAAGTTTTGCTCAGTGAGAATGGTTTTTTACAAACTTTCATTGTAACTGTAAAGAAGAAAAATGATTATTTTATAATAGATATATCTCAATTTAGTGAAGTTTTGAAAACTGAAGGAATACAGAAAGCTCTAGTTTTTTTAGGAAAAATAATTGGAAAGGAGATAAAATGA
- a CDS encoding tetratricopeptide repeat protein, with amino-acid sequence MEKLGFEERFEEANLMLRYKEFEESCKIYSELIQENPNLPELHNNYGLALFYLNKFDEAIEEFKKAIELDSTFALPYANIGLVHLNRHEYEKAVEFFLKALEFDSDNPETHYNLAVSYYRMDKKYDALKHYEAFIKYAGDNYTKLKESVQKIIAEVKKTVQISENAQ; translated from the coding sequence ATGGAAAAGCTGGGCTTTGAAGAAAGATTTGAAGAAGCAAATTTAATGCTCAGATATAAAGAGTTTGAGGAATCTTGCAAAATATACAGTGAGCTGATACAAGAAAATCCAAATTTGCCGGAACTTCATAACAATTATGGACTTGCTCTCTTTTATCTAAACAAATTTGATGAGGCAATCGAGGAGTTTAAAAAAGCCATTGAACTTGATAGTACTTTTGCTCTTCCTTATGCCAACATTGGACTTGTTCACCTAAATAGACATGAGTATGAAAAGGCTGTAGAATTTTTTCTAAAAGCTCTTGAGTTTGATTCTGATAATCCTGAAACTCATTATAATCTTGCTGTATCTTACTATAGAATGGACAAAAAATATGATGCTTTAAAACATTATGAAGCTTTCATAAAGTATGCAGGTGACAACTATACAAAACTGAAAGAGAGTGTTCAGAAAATTATTGCAGAAGTTAAAAAGACTGTTCAAATAAGTGAAAATGCTCAATAA
- a CDS encoding phosphorylase family protein, giving the protein MKQHKLIALFFATQRECELIVEKLDDKNFFSVRSIPFIKGKIKNSDLIICISGIGKASASISSVICFEKFPIKGVIISGIAGAYPSSGLEIGSIAVAEKEIFADEGLLIKCENTDDSFIFLNSEEFSLYMPEFLNNLPKGAFLTVSCCTGNLKRAKFLEKKFNAICENMEGAAVAKVAQIYKTPCIEIRSISNMVTDRAETLSFMEVSKASLIVQNFIIEHFHLFEQSF; this is encoded by the coding sequence TTGAAGCAGCATAAATTGATAGCACTATTCTTTGCCACTCAGAGAGAATGCGAACTGATTGTTGAAAAATTAGATGATAAAAACTTTTTTTCTGTAAGAAGTATACCTTTTATAAAAGGTAAAATAAAAAACTCTGATTTAATTATATGTATCTCAGGAATTGGAAAAGCCTCGGCAAGTATATCCTCTGTAATTTGTTTTGAAAAATTCCCTATAAAAGGAGTTATTATCTCAGGAATAGCAGGTGCCTATCCTTCATCTGGACTTGAGATTGGCAGTATAGCAGTTGCAGAAAAAGAAATATTTGCTGACGAAGGATTACTGATAAAATGTGAGAATACCGATGATTCATTTATTTTCTTAAATTCTGAAGAATTTTCTCTTTATATGCCAGAGTTTTTAAATAATCTACCAAAAGGTGCATTTCTTACAGTATCCTGCTGCACTGGAAATCTCAAAAGAGCCAAATTTCTTGAGAAAAAATTCAATGCCATCTGTGAAAATATGGAAGGTGCAGCAGTAGCAAAGGTAGCACAGATTTACAAAACTCCCTGTATTGAAATAAGAAGTATCAGTAACATGGTTACTGATAGAGCAGAAACTTTGAGTTTCATGGAAGTATCAAAAGCATCCTTGATAGTTCAAAATTTTATTATTGAGCATTTTCACTTATTTGAACAGTCTTTTTAA
- a CDS encoding B12-binding domain-containing radical SAM protein, with product MTVRCLLVNPWIYDFAAYNFWARPLGLLKIAEFLSQFNVELLFIDCCNSFKIKKYGTGKYKSEVIEKPEILKEIPKKYKRYGCSKEEFIEKLNIAGSVHIIFVTSIMAYWWYGVKEVIEILKEKFNHIPIILGGIYATLYKEHAQKNIEADFVYEGHVDKRLIEVVENFGLKLKKVNNKPKYWWQLNFYKEMPYAPILTSTGCPFRCPYCASSLLYNSFEQRQIDEIVYEIEELYRLGVRDFAFYDDALLYRADYHIKPLLKKIINKNLQLRFHTPNGLHARYVDSDLAYLMRQSGFKTIRLSLETVNIKRQIETGGKVTSEEVERAVFYLKEAGFSSQEIGVYIMYGLPGQSLDEVRAGVDFLKKLKVRIHLTEFSPIKGTYYWHELVKLGVISEDLDPILTNNSIFSEIYAGYSKDELRRLKLDVNNFNLIL from the coding sequence ATGACTGTTAGATGTCTTCTCGTAAATCCCTGGATATATGATTTTGCTGCCTATAACTTCTGGGCAAGACCTTTAGGTTTACTGAAAATTGCTGAATTTTTAAGTCAATTTAATGTTGAGCTACTTTTTATAGACTGTTGCAACTCTTTCAAAATAAAAAAATACGGAACAGGAAAGTATAAATCAGAAGTTATTGAAAAACCTGAAATTTTAAAAGAGATACCTAAAAAATATAAACGATATGGATGCAGTAAGGAAGAATTTATTGAAAAATTAAACATTGCTGGTTCTGTTCACATTATTTTTGTAACATCCATTATGGCTTACTGGTGGTATGGAGTAAAAGAGGTTATAGAAATTCTCAAAGAAAAATTTAATCATATTCCGATTATTCTTGGAGGGATTTATGCAACTCTATATAAAGAACATGCACAGAAGAATATAGAGGCTGATTTTGTCTATGAGGGCCACGTAGATAAAAGGTTGATTGAAGTAGTTGAAAATTTTGGTCTTAAGCTTAAAAAAGTAAATAATAAGCCAAAATACTGGTGGCAGTTAAACTTTTACAAAGAAATGCCCTATGCACCAATTTTAACTTCAACAGGATGTCCTTTTAGATGTCCATACTGCGCTTCTTCATTATTATATAACTCCTTTGAACAGAGACAGATAGATGAGATAGTTTATGAGATTGAAGAGTTGTATAGACTTGGAGTGAGAGATTTTGCTTTCTATGATGATGCTTTACTATACAGAGCTGATTACCATATAAAACCTCTTCTTAAAAAAATAATCAACAAAAACTTACAACTGAGATTTCATACTCCAAATGGACTTCATGCTCGCTATGTTGACAGTGACCTTGCCTATTTGATGAGACAGTCAGGCTTTAAAACTATTAGACTAAGCCTTGAAACAGTAAACATAAAAAGGCAGATAGAAACAGGTGGAAAGGTTACCTCTGAAGAAGTTGAAAGAGCAGTTTTTTATCTTAAAGAAGCGGGATTTTCCTCTCAGGAAATAGGAGTTTACATAATGTATGGACTTCCCGGACAGAGCCTTGATGAAGTAAGAGCTGGGGTTGATTTTCTTAAAAAATTGAAAGTTCGGATTCATTTAACTGAGTTTTCACCAATTAAAGGAACCTATTACTGGCATGAGCTTGTAAAACTTGGTGTAATCTCTGAAGATTTAGATCCTATCTTGACAAATAATTCAATTTTTTCAGAGATTTATGCTGGATATTCAAAGGATGAACTAAGGAGATTAAAACTTGATGTTAATAACTTTAATCTGATACTATAA
- a CDS encoding tRNA (adenine-N1)-methyltransferase, with protein MSTFKEGDLALLIDSKGRKYLVTLKKDTHFSFHKGNIFYNEIIGKTYGIKIKSSHGETLTVFPPTLEDYVLKMKRGAQIIYPKDISRIITLLDIFPGAKVFEVGTGSGALTLYLLRAVGEKGKIVSYEKRLDFYQTAKANIEKFIANESAGQLVLLNKDIAEGIEDSDFDRAIIDLTEPWLFLDKVVEALKPGGILGCYLTTVLQIYSLMEEFEKNFSQKLYKVGIFELFERNWEKEGLSLRPALRMVAHTGFIVVFRKLS; from the coding sequence TTGTCAACATTCAAAGAAGGCGATTTAGCTCTTTTGATAGATTCAAAGGGAAGAAAATATCTGGTAACTTTGAAAAAAGATACTCATTTTTCATTTCATAAAGGGAACATTTTTTATAATGAAATAATCGGTAAAACCTACGGAATTAAAATTAAATCATCTCATGGAGAAACTCTGACTGTTTTTCCCCCTACTTTGGAAGACTATGTTCTCAAAATGAAAAGAGGAGCTCAAATAATCTATCCAAAAGATATTTCAAGAATTATTACACTCCTTGATATTTTCCCTGGAGCAAAAGTATTTGAAGTTGGAACAGGCTCGGGAGCTTTAACCTTATATCTCTTAAGAGCTGTTGGAGAAAAAGGTAAGATTGTATCATATGAGAAAAGATTAGATTTTTATCAAACTGCAAAGGCAAATATTGAAAAATTTATTGCCAATGAATCGGCAGGACAGTTAGTTCTCTTAAATAAAGACATTGCTGAAGGCATTGAAGATTCAGACTTTGATAGAGCAATTATTGATCTTACAGAACCCTGGCTTTTTCTTGATAAAGTTGTAGAGGCTTTAAAACCTGGAGGAATTCTGGGATGTTATCTAACAACAGTTTTGCAAATCTACAGTCTAATGGAAGAATTTGAAAAAAACTTTTCTCAAAAACTTTACAAGGTCGGGATATTTGAGCTTTTTGAAAGAAACTGGGAAAAAGAAGGCTTAAGCCTGAGACCTGCTTTAAGAATGGTAGCTCACACAGGATTTATTGTTGTTTTTAGAAAACTTTCATGA
- a CDS encoding ribonuclease H-like YkuK family protein: protein MEVESIKKSVFISPTFGALTFQEVFEKIIDFVREQPDRQYNLIVGSDSFPGEQTVFVTAIIIHRKGAGGRYFYRRIKYEKMDNLKLRIFTEASLSLEVAETLRKKLSENGVSRLPVEIHLDVGKNGATRGIVKEVIKMIVGSGYIAVTKPESFGATKVADRHTN from the coding sequence ATGGAAGTTGAATCGATAAAAAAATCAGTTTTTATAAGTCCCACATTCGGCGCTCTCACTTTTCAAGAGGTTTTTGAAAAAATAATAGATTTTGTTAGAGAACAACCTGACAGGCAATACAATTTAATAGTAGGGAGTGACTCTTTCCCAGGAGAGCAAACTGTTTTTGTAACTGCAATTATAATTCATAGAAAAGGTGCCGGTGGAAGATATTTTTACAGAAGAATCAAGTACGAAAAAATGGATAACTTAAAATTGAGAATTTTTACCGAAGCTTCTCTCAGCCTTGAAGTAGCAGAGACTTTAAGAAAAAAACTTTCAGAAAATGGAGTTTCCCGTTTACCTGTTGAAATTCATCTTGATGTAGGTAAAAACGGAGCAACAAGAGGCATTGTGAAAGAAGTAATTAAAATGATAGTTGGTTCAGGATATATTGCCGTAACAAAACCCGAGTCTTTCGGTGCTACAAAAGTGGCAGATAGGCATACAAACTAA